A genomic region of Papaver somniferum cultivar HN1 chromosome 7, ASM357369v1, whole genome shotgun sequence contains the following coding sequences:
- the LOC113296107 gene encoding uncharacterized protein LOC113296107, with protein sequence MKNNLGSNPFYKALWKLPILPKVALFIWKCHENIIPTKSVLARYNNTHDSLCSMCNSNQIETPEHLLLHCLFARSVWALTPYADLIEQDIASSLSIPDWVIKWTMNNSLKDKAIVDFTIAWSIWKDRCFHTFQEKALNHFSTARLALKLVNDTKIYLKNDTPLSVPSHDLVEEKNLSYVTVSLPHDCVILFCDAAFDKDTKFSGIGLILIDISGYFIGCKLKARSVRNAEEAESLSILEAVQWAKEKSLQKICFISDAKLVIESLNSSSNQLYWYNIPVINDCKTLASNFCFLNLTS encoded by the coding sequence ATGAAAAATAATCTAGGTAGTAATCCTTTTTATAAGGCTCTATGGAAACTGCCTATTCTTCCTAAAGTTGCTTTGTTTATATGGAAATGTCATGAAAATATCATTCCTACCAAGTCTGTTCTTGCTAGGTATAATAATACTCATGACTCCCTCTGCAGCATGTGTAATTCTAATCAGATAGAAACTCCTGAACATCTACTTCTTCACTGTTTGTTTGCTAGGTCAGTTTGGGCGCTAACCCCTTATGCAGATCTAATTGAACAGGATATTGCATCCTCCCTCAGTATTCCTGATTGGGTCATCAAGTGGACCATGAATAATTCCTTGAAAGATAAGGCAATTGTTGATTTTACTATTGCTTGGAGCATATGGAAAGATAGATGCTTCCACACTTTTCAGGagaaagctctcaatcatttctCTACAGCTAGATTGGCTCTTAAACTAGTCAATGACacaaaaatttatttaaaaaatgATACTCCTCTTTCTGTCCCCTCTCATGATCTTGTAGAAGAAAAGAACTTATCTTATGTCACCGTCTCTTTACCACATGACTGTGTTATTCTTTTCTGTGATGCAGCTTTTGATAAGGATACTAAATTCTCTGGTATTGGTCTTATTTTGATAGATATCTCAGGCTACTTCATTGGATGCAAGCTTAAGGCAAGGTCAGTGAGGAATGCTGAAGAAGCAGAAAGTCTGTCTATTTTGGAGGCAGTGCAATGGGCAAAAGAGAAAAGCTTGCAGAAGATTTGTTTTATTAGTGATGCTAAATTAGTTATTGAGTCTCTGAACTCATCTTCCAACCAGTTGTACTGGTATAATATACCAGTCATAAATGACTGTAAAACTTTAGCTTCCAATTTTTGTTTTCTCAATTTAACTTCTTAA